From Ignavibacterium sp.:
TTAAAGATCAAATTAAGAAAGGACCGGAGTATTGTTCAGCATGTCACAGATAGGAACTTTATATGAGTTTTAATCAGGGAAAAAATAAAATGGACAGAAAAAAATTTTTCCTTTCGGCTTCACTCGCAGCAGCCGGAATTGCTCTATTCAAATATATTCCGTTTACTTCAGCTAAAAGAAATTTCAATTCAAAAAAAGTTGAAGTAAAAATTAATCCATTAGCAGTCAGCAGGAAAAAAGTAGGTGAAAAGAATGTCTGATATCAGAGAAGATCAAACAACACAGGATAATCCTGATCCAAATTACTGGAGAAGTTTTGAGGAACTTTACAGAAACGAAAAAACTTTAGAGGCAAGACATCACGAATTTGCTGAAGGTGTAACAGATGATTTTGATCCGAACGAAAACCTGTCAGGAATTTCCAGAAGAAAATTTTTAGCTCTTCTCGGTGCTTCTGCAGCTCTTGCCGGAGTTGCCTGCAGCGATTACAGAGATAAAGGGGAAATTGTTCCTTACAATGTAAAACCGGAAGAAATTATCATTGGCAGACCAAATTATTATGCTTCAACTTGCAAAGCGTGTGCAAACTCTTGTGGAATTCTTATCAAAACAAGAGAAGGAAGACCAATTAAAGTTGATGGAAATCCTGAGCATCCGGTAAATCAGGGAAAGATTTGTTCGAAAGGACAGGCAAATATTTTAAATCTTTATGATCCTGAAAGACTTCAGCAGCCATTAAAAAAATCATCAACAGGATTTGATAATGTTGAATGGAAAAAAGTTGATAGTGATATAATCGCTGCATTAAGTATGGCTGGAAGTAAAGAAATTGCTGTTATTACTCATACAGTCACTTCGCCTACATTATTAAAAGTTCTTGACGACTTTAAAGCTAAATTCCCATCCACAAAAATTTATAGCTACGAGTTATTTAATAACTCAAACAGAAATTCTGCATGGCTCACTTGTTATGGAAGCGGGAACTTTCCACTAATTAAATGGAATGAAGCAAAAGTTATTGTTGCTCTTGAATCAGATTTTCTTGGTGTTGAAGGAAACAGAGTTGAAAATTCCAGATTGTTTGCCGAAGGAAGAGATGTTAGCAATAAATCTTTCAACAGATTATATGTGGTTGAAAGTTCAATGACTCTCACAGGTATGAATGCTGATTATAGAATGCGACTTAAACCTGAGCTTCAGTTTGCATTTTTGATGAGCTTAATAAATGAGTTAAAAAGAAGAGGCGCAATTTCAGCTTCTGTTACTGCAAATTATAGTTTAGAGGAATTTGTTCAGAAGAATAATCTAGATAAAGAAAAAGTAAATCATCTTGTTAATGACTTAATTGATAACAAAGGCAAAGCAATAGTTCACGCCGGTGATTTGTTGCCAGAAAATGTTCACATCGCAGTTAACATTCTAAATGACTTGTTAGGGAACAATGCTCTATACAGAACTGATAGTTCATCCATCAATCTGATAAATTTATCCTCACTTAATGAGATTAAAGAATTAACCAATAAGATGAAAAACGGACAGGTTGCAGCTATAATTCATCTTGACAGCAATCCTGTTTATCATTTCCCGAATGATTTGAATTACAAAGGATTACTTACTAAAGTTCCAACCGTTGTAACACTTACTGAAAGGATGAATGAGACTGCCCAGTACAGTAACTATGTTCTTCCTATCAATCATAATTTTGAAAGTTGGGGAGATGCTAAAACGAGAACAGGAGTTATATCACTTCAACAACCTGTAATTGCACCTTTACATAATACAAGACAGAAAGAATCAATACTACTTACCTGGATAAGTACAAGTCCTGATTCCTACTCAGAGACTTTATATCACGATTATCTGATGAATAATTGGGAAACAAATATTTATCCGACTTTAAAATCCAAGTTAGATTTCAAACAACTTTGGTTCGGTGCTTTACACGATGGTTTTGCATTGACCAATGAAACAGCGCAAAGTTATGGTAAAATAAATTCTGCCTTAATAAATCCTGCTGAACTAAAATACTCTTCAGAGGGTATAACTTTAGTTTTAAGAGAAAGCTATCAGGTTGGCGATGGTCGTTTTGCAAACAATGGTTGGCTTCAGGAATTGCCTCATCCGGTTTCCAAAATTACATGGGATAATTATGCAGCTATTTCACATAATACAGCTAAAGCATTAGGTGTGCAGAATGATGATTTGATTGAAATAAATGTTGGAAACAGAAAATTAACTCTGCCGGTTTTTATTCAGGCAGGTAATGCTGATGATACTGTAACAGTAGAACTTGGTTATGGTAGAGAATATTCAGGAATAGTAGCTTCAGGAGTTGGTTTCAATGCAAATCTATTGCTTTCGTCTCAACCGGATATAAGCAATTGGATTTACACAAATGTTTCAGTTACAAAAGCAGGTGGTAAATATTCTCTTGCATCAACTCAGGAACATCACGCATTTGACGATCCAAGGACACAAGATTTACATCTCAAAAGGCATATCATTCAGGAAGGAACGGTTGCTCTTTACGAGAAGAAACCTGATTTCATTCAGGAACACAGACCAAAAGAATTAGAAAGTGTTTATACTCCATTTCAATACAACGAAATGAAATGGGGAATGGCAATTGATTTAAATAAATGTCTTGGTTGTGGCGATTGTATAGTTGCTTGTAATGTTGAAAACAATGTTCCAGTCGTAGGAAAGGATCAGGTTCTTAAGAGCAGGGAAATGCAATGGTTAAGAATTGACAGATACTATTCCGGTTCACCTGATGATCCTCGTGTAAGTGTACAGCCAATGCTTTGTCAGCATTGCGATCAGGCACCTTGCGAAAATGTTTGTCCTGTTGTTGCAACCACACACAGTCCGGACGGACTTAATCAAATGGTTTACAACAGATGTGTCGGAACAAGGTATTGTTCAAACAACTGTCCATATAAAGTCAGAAGATTTAACTTCTTCAACTTTAGAGATCATTTCAGGGATGGTTATCAGGAAAGTTCGATATTC
This genomic window contains:
- a CDS encoding TAT-variant-translocated molybdopterin oxidoreductase, which gives rise to MSDIREDQTTQDNPDPNYWRSFEELYRNEKTLEARHHEFAEGVTDDFDPNENLSGISRRKFLALLGASAALAGVACSDYRDKGEIVPYNVKPEEIIIGRPNYYASTCKACANSCGILIKTREGRPIKVDGNPEHPVNQGKICSKGQANILNLYDPERLQQPLKKSSTGFDNVEWKKVDSDIIAALSMAGSKEIAVITHTVTSPTLLKVLDDFKAKFPSTKIYSYELFNNSNRNSAWLTCYGSGNFPLIKWNEAKVIVALESDFLGVEGNRVENSRLFAEGRDVSNKSFNRLYVVESSMTLTGMNADYRMRLKPELQFAFLMSLINELKRRGAISASVTANYSLEEFVQKNNLDKEKVNHLVNDLIDNKGKAIVHAGDLLPENVHIAVNILNDLLGNNALYRTDSSSINLINLSSLNEIKELTNKMKNGQVAAIIHLDSNPVYHFPNDLNYKGLLTKVPTVVTLTERMNETAQYSNYVLPINHNFESWGDAKTRTGVISLQQPVIAPLHNTRQKESILLTWISTSPDSYSETLYHDYLMNNWETNIYPTLKSKLDFKQLWFGALHDGFALTNETAQSYGKINSALINPAELKYSSEGITLVLRESYQVGDGRFANNGWLQELPHPVSKITWDNYAAISHNTAKALGVQNDDLIEINVGNRKLTLPVFIQAGNADDTVTVELGYGREYSGIVASGVGFNANLLLSSQPDISNWIYTNVSVTKAGGKYSLASTQEHHAFDDPRTQDLHLKRHIIQEGTVALYEKKPDFIQEHRPKELESVYTPFQYNEMKWGMAIDLNKCLGCGDCIVACNVENNVPVVGKDQVLKSREMQWLRIDRYYSGSPDDPRVSVQPMLCQHCDQAPCENVCPVVATTHSPDGLNQMVYNRCVGTRYCSNNCPYKVRRFNFFNFRDHFRDGYQESSIFTLMFNPEVTVRSRGVMEKCTFCVQRIEEARSEATRKGVPIKGTDVKTACQEACPTNAIHFGDINGKDSEFYKYRTHELGYYVLEELNVRPNVTYIAKLRNIHTEEL